The sequence TgaggagggagattaaccgattcggatctaacgttagcatttcctactgcgggtgtctcaccaatattttcatcatcttcatctaaattaaccgcatctactttattttctttttctatatcataattttcttgagcttctacataatccatatcgtgagcacctatgcctatttcttcctcaaaagatgtaccaagcggtaccggatacgaagacacacgggtatatctactacttgaagtacctctaccgctagtaattcacttttttcAACCACTATCACTTTcgagacaaaaaattttaacacctttagtggggaggtttcttaatttatccataatataaattaaactaaaaaaattcaaaagacaaatttaataaaattaaatattcaataattaatatactaattaaaaattaaaagtaagagatgaaacgataataccaaattttaaaagtatttgaaGGTTgagactttagaaacttccactcgtactttgtaatcgcaaaattaaaaaattaaagtgagcactttaggaatttaaatatatagaatatttgagaattgagagagaatgagatttgagagaatgaaaatttgtgtggaaaatgatttgagagtgtagggtatttatagaatttttttggattaaaaaaatatttaaaatgatttttttttaattaaaaaaggtcaATTGAGCCGTTTTAAGGGCTCAAACGGTAATATAGCTGTTGGGCCCAACGGTCAACTGGCCCAATGAtcaaattttgaccaaatttgaattaaaaaaaataaaatatttgggtCGATTAACCGGCCGGTCCAGACCGGGTTTGATCTGGGCCGGATTAATCGGGCCCAAACCAAAAAATAACCCAGTTCGAGACTCGATATCCTACAGCCCATGGATTGATTGAGCCGAATCATACCGGGCCAGGTTTACTTAGTGGGTCGGGCGGAATCGGGTCGGGCCGAGTTAGCCCGACCCGTTTGACAGGCATGCTCATATTCTAATTTGCTCGGGATAATTTGACACTTTGATCGTATTAGGCTAATATGTCAaattattctttgattttttaaattcaaaatttaataaaaaacaccTACTTAAATTTAGCATTGctagttaatttatttatttaggtTGCCGATTGTATTTTTTCATTCTAACACAATGTACCTAATATAATCTCACAAGTAAAATTTGAAAAGAGTAAGGTATACTCAAATCTTACCTCTGTTTTGAATTGGATATTTTGTCATCCATCCTAGAAAAATGAtagaataaaattatattttacaatttatattaaagaaaataacCTTCTAGTTTAAGACTAAGAATCTCTCGAGAGTTTTAGCATAAAACCCAAAAAAAGAAAGTGTATAATAGGCCACAcgcccacacccaaaaccaagTTTACCCTGTTTTTGTAGTTGTTATAGGCTTATAGCAAGACAACTGATATTTAGGTGCTAATCACTTCAGTGTTTACATTAAAACTTGCAAACACAAAAGATTAAGCGTGATCATTATGAGGTATACATTAACTAGTTAATTTGTTCTGTTCTTTGCTTTTTAtcgattttttttatatttaattaaaatattttcaaaaggaAAAAGTTGTAAAATTTGCTCATTtattatacaaattttattttaattttacaattcATACTTTGAGACATTTCGTGTTGTTGTCATCCTCAAGTAGTCACATATTTTGACTCGATTCCACATTTCAAAATGAGTCAACAAAAAGAGTTCAAATTCAACCCTCTACTTCTCATTGTTGCTTAAAGTTACCATGGTTAAACTTCAAGTAATTAGAGTTAAGCTAATTAAGATGAATGACAACTGCGATTATAATTTACCCTAACAACAAGACTATAAATAACCAAATGTATgatgaaaactaaaattaaaatattgctGTTAGTAAATGAGTAtctttgattttttcttgttGCAAAATGAATGCAAGAGCAAGCTCcaaaattgaaaatatatatatatatatatatatatatatagtttgttcggtataaaagaataataaatttcaaataatatttttttaatttctttatcttggGTAGgttaaaatttttgagaaatattttcttaaaaataaaaaagataagacttcttataataaaaataaatttcacaaaatgacatttcatatttatttatcctttttatccaTCAATACACCTTATCTTTACTCCACCACTCTATCCCCTAGCCACAATCTCCACCTGTCCACACCCTTGCTCACCCTTACCCTCAATACTTTCAAGAATAGTTAGTATGCTGACTAAATTATCGCATGATTATAGTATTGAGATTATAATCTCTAAATTGATTTAAATCATACGGAGATAGGATAGTATAATTCCAATGTTGAGAAACTAATTAAGTTTAGTAAATGCTAGATTTATATGTACTATGTTTATtcaataatataaatttatctcaaaattaatttataccttcaatataatagtataatataaatTTGATAACAAAGCTTCTTGGCGGGGAAagttgcaactgatgaattaaTTTCCTTAGGAGAAGTAGACTGGATACTTATTGTGAAAGGAGTATGACTATGATAGATGTATAGATAACATGAGTAGACCATAGAAAGACAAATGAGGTGGTGGATGGTCAGTGTCTACCCGACTATGTAATGATTCACTTtttgattaatgaatatacttgttaataaaaataaaaataaaaattaatcacATCTTATTTCccagaaataaaaaaatattcatttatcTTAATTCTTAAATACATTTTTCTTTCCAGCAGAACATACACCCTCCCTTGCCCCGCCCCCCGCCCCCCGCCCAAACCCAATTAGCTTGGTGGGGCCCAAGTAATtaacaaagagagaaaaaatgaaaatgaaaatgaaaataaaaataaaaacatatatgACCCATTTGGATCCGCTTCCCATCGTGCCTACCCCTCAAATatactttctttcttttgtgtGTGTTTTACAGAGAGTTGTTCTCAACCATGAGAATAAGGAAGCACGCAAAAATTTCCCCGCTCTTCTATACTTGTTCTGTATTCCCCGGTGCTCACCATTGTCAGCTCAATCAGTCTCCATGGGACGTCATCACGTTCCAAGACGATAACATTAACCAGCAGCCACTACTTGTTGCACCTCCACTACCACCGGCCTCTTCTTCGTATCAGGTCAGTCTAATAAATAAATCTCCTTTTTCTTCTTACCCTTTTACCAGATCTATTCAATAACTCCCATTTCATTTCTTCAATGTCCCTTCATTTTTCTGCTTTTTGTTTTAGGGTTTAATTTTACTTACAGCGCCCCATTAGGGTTCCTCAATGAATCTCAATCCAACCATTTCTATCGTTTATTTACCCTTCTATCTTCGATTTGTTTCACTGTTTATCCCTATTTTCCACTGCACAGCTTTTATTCTTTCAAGAAATGaacttttattttttggtttctgATTTCATTTGCTGCAGTTGGATGGATATTATAGCTGTGCTGTAAATGAGACCTTTTGTGATTCTGAACAGAGGTATCTTTTCAACTATTAcatcaattttttattaattactagCAGCACTatatctttcatttctttttatgtaGTTCAGAAAACGATAATTTTCCAAGATCTATTTGAAATTTTGGCGTAACAGTTGGGTATGTGCATATCAAATGTAATTGGTTGTAATGCTGAGTTAGCAAGCATTGTATTTTCTGTAGCATCACGTCAATGAAGCTAGACGATAATGGGGACGCGAGAAAGATGAGTTTTTTAGACAATAATATCGCTGATGTGCCTGCTGATTGTAATGATTTCGACAAAGACGATGAGATGGTAGATGGAAATAACAGTGTTACAACAATGTGCGTCAAGAATGACGGGAAGGGATGGCAATGCAGTAGAGAGGCGAAAAGAGGGCATAATTTATGTGAGCACCATTTTGCTCAAGGGAAGAAGCATTGCAGTAGCAACAACTCAGCTCAATATtctactactactgctgctaactccgACACCGAAATTAAGCAAACTGTGGAGGTGGAGGCCGAGCCAACTCCGAGTTTTCGTGGCCGCCCTCATCGTCCTAAGAAATCATCGTCTTTCGAATATTACTACTATTCTGGTTTTGGTCCTTTATGGGGCAAGAAAAGAGGTCCATCGACTTGTAGGAAGAATAATACAACAGCACCCGCGGCAGCTGAAAACAACTCTAGTCGTGACAGTACTACTCACGGGGGACAATCTTCGTCTCCTCAAATGGATAATGTTGCAGTTGAGCACGTTGAAGACGAGGATGATGATGCTGAAGAAGTTGAAAATTGTAAGCTGATAAAAAGATCCCGTAAGCCCATCAAGGCTAGGTCACTCAAATCTCTGATGTGAAATTCTCAACAGCAATTTCTAGCTAGCTAGcgtatgtaatttttttttgtcgaAATGTGCTGTTATTATAATCGTAGAATGTAGTTTGTTTAGGGCATATGGTCCTACTGCTCTAGGTGACATTAACTTTGCTTAAAACAGTGTAAAATGTTTTTACGTAGACCTTGGTGTTGGATTGGACAAATCTGAAAAAGGATAATACTGTAATTCACATGGGTCACTTCATTTTTCAATGAATATTTCGTTTGAATTATATTTGGAGTGTGTTGAGTGCGGCGCTAAGATGTTAAGTGTAGGAGCTAATTCTCCATCACGTGGTATCAGGTTATTAATTCTGCCTCTGAATCATTTTACTTGTCATCGTTACTAAACATACATGATCTATAATATTGCCTCGATTTTTAATTTATTGTCGCTCTTGCTAAAAATTTCATGTCACCAAGAAGATAATTTTCTAAAAGAATTTTTATATGAGGCGGAGGCCCGTTAAAGTCGAGGGGTATTTATGATCCATTTTCATCAACGATGAGGATATTTTTGATATCAAAATCTAATGATATATTTGCTTCATTTTTAatagttcaagggtatttttatccttttttattaacAGTATTTGttcattttaaaatatcaatGCATAATTTATTCTTTTCTACCGATTTTACCCTCGTTATTGAATACTATTAATCATTGAATGCATTTTCAAGACATTGCATTCATTTCATTTAAAAGGTAATatagttaaattttttatattatttattgtttcttaatctATATGCTTAGTTAATagtgaataaatattattaaatggagggagtaactatttgtgattattattgtattattgttattattgtattattgaaACACTATGTGATTTGTTTGTTTACTACTATGTAAAGTTTCCTGAAAAATTATTAAGGAGTAAAtacccaaattaaaatatttttaaaaaatagtttgacTTTTACTCGAGAACTGTTGCTGCAtggaattttaaaatatttaatcctATTACATGGAAAATGATCGAGAATATTTATGTGTGGTTGGATAGATCACTTTCTCTCTACGTtgaccaaataaaaataatgtaatttcAATGTTAATAAAAGTAACCCTACTCATCCACTAATTACTGGATGCATGGTAAAGACTAAACAGAAAATTTGAGATGGTTAATCCTTGAAATGGAAATAATGTTGAAGATGAAATTTAGTGGAGAAACATGGCCAACAAGGAGAGTTCATATAGCCGTATCAATTTTGGAACTAATGTATAGATATTAGGagtaatattattaataatagtcTCCATATGCGTTGTAGTGTATTGGTGGCGCTGCACCATTTTTAATCAAAAGTCTCGGCTTTTTGAGTTTAAGTCGTGGCTATGAAGAAATTTAATTGGGAACGTCAATCTAGATTAAATTCTGCACTGTATGATTCAAATTAGTCAAGGCTCTAATATGACTAATGAAcaatgaattgaaaaaaaaaaaaaaatagactcaTCTCAataaccatgtacataaaatttGGGATGTCAAACTCAAATATGCACCTCGCTGACAGTGGAGTACTAATTCATTTGATAATATATTTGGCAGGGGAGGGATAGGATATAAACAAAATAGGAAGAGATTAAATTAAAGTAGTGGGGAAGTTAAATTAAACAGAACGAGGAAGGTAAATATGTTTCATAATGACGAAACCATGCAGAACGCAAAGATACAAAGCACTCCTCCTAAGGCTTTTGACTAATGTTTTTCATGCCGTTTCTTTTACTTTCGCTATTTTTTGAAAAcgttattttatctttgttatttTTACAATAAACATATTATATTGAgcactttcttcatttttaaataTTCGTCATTCTTACTGAAAATAAATAGTATTTCATAAGTACTTGTCATTTTCAAAAGACAAAATGAttcgatggacccttgtactatatttattttgtaacgtggatacttctacttacatgtttgtcatctagacccttgaaccccattaaaaagcaacatttcaaacctctctgacggtgTGTATAACACAACCGTTCCACGTCAGCTGTCACGTCAACTTTCACGTCACTTTtgagtattacattaaatttaatGCCCACGTCAGCTGCCTCATCAGATGCCacatcatgttttaaattaaattttatattatttttaaaatactacataagaaattaaatattaaaataaatttaattaaataaattctttttataaattgtagaaattcacaaacacaataaatttttaatttaaattaatttaaattttcaactataaattctaatatacaaacacaataaatttaattaaacatcaaatttattccaaataattgaaatttctctccaattaatttaaagttttaactataaattcacatacacaaacataataaatttttaatttttatttaaatatctttaacaatttgtaaaagttacaaaattaatcctaaacaaaatgaaaaatttaaattgagaaagtgaataaaaagaatttaaaaagtaaaataacaacaattttttttttacatcatcatcatcccaATCATCTTCCCATTGCTGCGTTACTTCTTTGCCCTCCTCTTTGTCCTCCCACTCTTGATCAATTGCAAACTCTTCAAATTCGTCGTCGTTCTCGAATAGATCCATCTTCACATCTTCAGCAACTGGTGTTGGTTGTTTAGTCGCCATTGTCAATTCAGATATATAGAGAGATTTGGAGAAGAATGATTTCGCTTATCgctgggttttgatttttttttatttttttttgagaaaaaacatacATCACACTTCACAACAACAAGAGTCACAAATAGAGTGAATAGAGTACACACAAGCGGTAGCTGGTCCTAAGCAATATTAACTGTGTGTAAAAACATACATGATCGAGTTAAAGTTTAGCTGATATTTATTGACCTTACAATTGTATTAGCTCGATTTTGAGCTTAACCTATTGGGAAGATGAAATCTGAATAATTTTGACCTACCTAGGAATCATTTCCTGAAGGATAGGGTAGAAAATGACTTATCTCAGCAGTACCAAACTAGATCTgtgaaggacaagttgaaagaacCTTTATTGGATTTTGATTTCATGGCATTGTGAGACTTTGAAATTTCTATAGTGAAATCAATTCTAACTCAACTTTTAGAGTAGAGAATAGCTTTGTAGCTACGAGgataacataattttttacttgattttagcTTCTCTTCCATGACCGTCAAAAagattgaagaagatgaagagagagCACTATTGAAAggggtttttttaattttattttttaaatttattatctttaaattaaaaaagatggagggaaaaagggccctttttattttattttttaattttaatattgtttttaatttctttttaaattattttaatataaagttGACCAATAATTGACCCCACTTGCACCCTAGGCGCGTGCCTACACGTGTGTCGTCCTTGTCAGCCATTTTAATACCACATAGGTTCGGTCAACGGTCAAAGTGTTTAGGATGTTgtttttttaatgggttcaagggtccaaatgacaaatatgtaagtaggagtatctaCATTACAAAACGgtcatagtacaagggtccactgaactattttgtcttttcaaaaatcaaaacacaattaGTTGTTTGTTTACACTTTTATCCTTAGTCATAGATATGGAGAGATATTTACATGATGCAAATgatgcaaaaagtaaaaaatattaaacagaaattaataataaataagaacAATTTAGTCAAATTATCATCTTATTAGCATTTTTCTTATTAAGGGGTGTGCAAGCAAAATATATAACAACTTTTTAGGAACggaggaagtagtatttaacaaTAATGATAAAAAGAGATAAAGTGATAAATTATGCACTGATCTTCAAACTCAACAAATATTAACGATAATGAGCATGTTACTTATGTATGTTAAGTACTAAAAGTGATCAATATATAAGTACATGTTAGGCATTTAATATATTGATTTGGTGTAAACACCGACATGCAACTAAGGCTCCATTTGTCATtagaatttttcattatttttcagaaaattattttattttattttaaaatattgtttgatCATAAAATTTTCGAATACAACTTCAAGTGAAAACACCTAAATACTTATTTACACTttttttcatctcactttttcaatttttagatatatttaaaacataaaattttgaaaagtcttttcatatgtatataatttcaattccaattccataatttcaaataaagtgttttttttttaaattttaatgacCAAGCACCAACTAAATTTCTACCCCCTTAGCAGAGTGATCAGGGAATTTCAAAAATGTAAAAGATGTGTTGCTTTATCCCAAATTGAGCATCCTAAACTACACAATCTCAGaaggagaaaataaagatataattttACAAAAGACGATTGATATATCAATTATCATATGTTCTATCTGTTGATATATTCGGTCTGAATTataataaagacaaaaatatttaaaacaaaaggTAAATACTGGCTTCTGGCTTCTTTCTGCTATCCTGTATGTGTTGTGTGCTATGTTGGAGTGAAGTCTTCTTTCAATGAAACGAAACATTAGCTTCCAAACAGATTAAACGGAGTTAAGGTTTGAAGCTTATGCGTTCGGAATTCTAAATTAATACGTTGTACACAATGGGTTTTTAATCTTGAACCAAACTATTGAGTTCGATCGAACCCGTAGCTCACACTCTAGCTTTGCCCTTATTTGTCACAATACAAAATTTTCTACTTTTGGGACGTTACTAACTAATTCAagctcttttcttctttttcattttcctttGGAATTGCTGGTTCTTGCTGAAATACATAATACTGTACTAATTAAGTGCATGAAAACTTCTTATCAAATAATCTCTTCAACACAACACTCTTCAAGCCCTAATCAAATATTTTCTTGGTGTGACCCTGATTTCGTTGTCACTTATATcacatgaaaaaggtgaaatctcTAAATAtctgacaaaaaataaaaattactcaaTGCCCCTTTCTCCTTTCTGCAATGCTCTGCATTGTCACAGTTCCATGCTATCAGATGAAAGTCATATTTGCAATGAACATTTCAatacaatcaaaacaaatataaccaaataaaaataagggatAAGGGGCTAATATATTCGTTCAACTTTGTGATTTAGAGTTAATATACACTCGTTAAAAAAAAGTGGAGCAAATATACCCCTTTCATCTGTGGAATGGTGCAAATAATACCCTTTTTTTTggttcatttttttaaataatccgACCCGACCAAACAAAATCAGAAACCTTGATTACCTTCTTTCTATTCGACTTCACTGTAAACTTTGAAGACAAAAAGAGTTGATGCAAATTATAGTTTGATGCAATTGTGGGGAGAGGTGATGAGACAGGACGAGACACAATTTCAGCTTAGCAAGGACACGATTTTAGATAGGAGGTTATGCTGGACACCAACTAGGGTAGGAGGTCAGTAGGTAGAAGTGTGCTGTTTTGCTACCCTCCCATATACTACTAGTTGTATCATTGCTTATATAGTTGCTTGTTCTTCCATTTGTtactatatataatattttttgtacTTCGACTATCgtatatttttgttgtagttaCTGTTTGGTATGTTTTGTGATTCTTTCCATTTTGCTTATTCTCTTTCTAGACTGATTTTGACGTTTTTCTTGAGTCGAGGGTCGGTTGGAAACAACCTCCCTACCTTTGAGGTAGGGGTAAGATATGTGTACACTCTATCCTCTCCGACCCCACTTTGTGAGAGTAccccgggtatgttgttgttgttaatgatgcAATTGTGGGGTTTGGAAATTAGGGCCGAACTCTATCCTTTGTTCTGATTGATTGAATCATGAAGCGAAACTggattttatcttatttttgggataattttctggAGTTGCATgtgtacatgtttatgcatttggTATTCCTATTTAGAACGGAAGGCTAAGTTATACGATAAGCTGGTGAGGGGTGAGGTTTCTGACGGGGAAGATGAAGAGAGGTACTGTGTTGATTTCTTCCGGAAGGTCCGTCCAGGAGCAGGAAGACTCTGAGCAGCTTCAACAGCATGACATTTCTAACACAGAACCAAGAGATGAAGATGGAGATGTTGATGCCTCCCTACTATCAGCGACGAAGCTGCAGGACTCGGCCGGCAAGTGAGCATAAGCGTTTTGTAATGTAAGTATTGCTGATTCTACACTATTTTGAGCTTAGATGTTTGTACGGTCTGTTTAGTAGAAAAAAGACTGGTTCCTGTGTTTTACTCTACTTAAGATTTTTGCGAGTCTCCGCAGTCACTCATAAGCCTGTCTGATTCATTTTTGCATAGCATCATTTGTTGCAAGCACTTTTTCTGCTAATAGTATTTACTAGCGTTTCGTACACAGCTTCTTTACCTCTGCGGTAGGGGTTAGAGACCCCACTTGATGGGACTACACCGGGCAGAGGTGGAGCCAGGATTCCAACGAAGGGGTTTCCATATTCAACTAAGTgggttccatattcaaagaaaacttagtcgaagggggttccGCCGAACCCCCGAACAAAAGGCTAGCTCCGCCCCTAACACCGGGTATGCTGATGCTATTGTAGCTTTTGGAAAAATTAAGATCGACTCAATTGTGATGGAAGAATTACAACTCTACCAGTGGTCAAGAAGCTCAAACGCACAGGGGCTCCCATAAACAAACTTAGAAAAAGAGAAACAGGTGACAGTATTTGTCAAAATCAAGGCATTGAATTTAGATGGAGCGTTTGGGTGTTATAACATCCTAGGTATCTTACTATTCTTGATTGTCAGCTTAAAGGAAACCCCTTTCTTCCTTCGTCCTCTAGAAATAAAATTTATCTATGATCTATTCTTATCatat comes from Capsicum annuum cultivar UCD-10X-F1 chromosome 2, UCD10Xv1.1, whole genome shotgun sequence and encodes:
- the LOC107853908 gene encoding uncharacterized protein LOC107853908, giving the protein MRIRKHAKISPLFYTCSVFPGAHHCQLNQSPWDVITFQDDNINQQPLLVAPPLPPASSSYQLDGYYSCAVNETFCDSEQSITSMKLDDNGDARKMSFLDNNIADVPADCNDFDKDDEMVDGNNSVTTMCVKNDGKGWQCSREAKRGHNLCEHHFAQGKKHCSSNNSAQYSTTTAANSDTEIKQTVEVEAEPTPSFRGRPHRPKKSSSFEYYYYSGFGPLWGKKRGPSTCRKNNTTAPAAAENNSSRDSTTHGGQSSSPQMDNVAVEHVEDEDDDAEEVENCKLIKRSRKPIKARSLKSLM